The Penicillium digitatum chromosome 6, complete sequence genome has a window encoding:
- a CDS encoding Bicupin, oxalate decarboxylase/oxidase, translating to MKFQLLVALLPVVLPLVHGAPARRDSPNPGLRGSDSLVGYSPDYKSDSDLRPDIEYTLVPGQKEDPKIGSYLDFEKADNPQPIRGPTGSDDPGPRNYYYDRINSDKLAPPGTDHGETINAQWPMGLSHNRLGIEGAGWARQENTKVMPDATLMAGVDMRLAPAGYRELHWHVAAEWSLVLNGSCRIQAVNENGETFADDLTAGDVWFFPPGVPHSIQALDDGVEFLLVFDDGGFNEDNTFLATEVFLHTPREVLSKNFGVDVAAFDKIPNDELYIFKGTPAPKDIQKQNVTTSAGIVPRAQSYSYHLSEQPAHEVAGGSVKIIDPLTFPIASNFSAAIVTVHPGGMREIHWHPTSDEWTFFISGQGRATLFTAPNAANTFDFAAGDVGYFPKSNSHYVENTGDEDLVFLEVLQAPEFSDIALGQWIASTPKQIVADTLNLNEDTLNSLKTEKQYVVAGTKS from the exons ATGAAGTTCCAACTCCTTGTTGCTCTACTTCCTGTCGTGTTACCCTTGGTGCATGGTGCACCTGCTCGCAGAGATAGCCCCAATCCTGGCCTCCGAGGAAGCGATTCGCTCGTTGGATATTCGCCAGACTATAAAAGTGACAGCGACTTGCGACCTGACATCGAATATACTCTTGTTCCAGGACAGAAGGAAGATCCCAAGATTGGGTCATATCTCGATTTTGAAAAGGCCGACAATCCCCAGCCGATCCGTGGTCCTACGGGTTCTGATGATCCTGGTCCGA GAAACTACTATTACGACAGAATCAATAGTGATAAGCTCGCACCGCCCGGAACTGACCATGGAGAGACGATAAATGCGCAGTGGCCAATGG GGTTGAGCCACAACAG acttgGAATCGAAGGGGCGGGTTGGGCTCGCCAAGAGAACACAAAAGTGATGCCGGATGCGACGCTTATGGCCGGCGTCGATATGCGTCTGGCCCCTGCCGGTTACCGTGAACTCCACTGGCATGTGGCTGCAGAGTGGTCTTTGGTGTTGAATGGATCTTGTCGAATCCAG GCTGTAAACGAAAACGGGGAGACATTTGCCGATGACCTTACTGCCGGCGATGTGTGGTTCTTCCCACC TGGGGTTCCTCATTCTATTCAAGCTCTCGACGATGGAGTCGAGTTCCTTCTGGTGTTCGATGATGGAGGCTTTAACGAAGATAATACATTCCTCGCAACAGAGGTCTTCCTCCACACCCCG AGAGAGGTTCTCTCGAAGAACTTCGGAGTTGATGTAGCAGCCTTTGACAAGATCCCCAATGACGAACTATACATTTTCAAGGGCACGCCTGCCCCGAAGGACATCCAGAAACAGAATGTGACAACAAGTGCTGGGATCGTACCTCGGGCTCAGAGTTATTCATACCACCTCTCCGAGCAGCCGGCCCATGAAGTCGCTGGCGGGTCAGTCAAGATTATCGACCCGCTTACTTTTCCCATTGCCAGCAACTTTTCCGCCGCTATTGTTACTGTTCATCCCGGTGGCATGCGTGAAATCCACTGGCATCCAACTAGCGACGAATGGACTTTCTTTATTTCGGGACAGGGCCGAGCAACGCTTTTCACTGCCCCGAATGCTGCAAATACATTTGACTTCGCTGCTGGTGATGTTGGTTACTTTCCAAAGTCTAACAGCCATTACGTTGAGAATACCGGCGATGAAGACTTGGTCTTTTTGGAGGTACTCCAGGCGCCTGAGTTTTCTG ACATAGCTCTTGGTCAATGGATTGCATCCACGCCAAAACAGATCGTTGCGGATACACTCAACCTCAATGAGGACACGCTTAACAGCCTCAAGACTGAGAAGCAATATGTTGTCGCTGGCACTAAGAGTTAA